In Dryocola sp. LX212, the genomic stretch TGCTGAACAGGATCAGAAAAGCCCCACAAAACGCTACCGCTAATGCAGTCGTTGCGGTAAGGTTAGCAAGACTATCAGTGCGGTTGCAGGCTGTGACCGCATCCCCTTCATTTAATTCGATAAGCACAGGATAAGCATGCTCGATCCCAATCTGCTGCGTACAGAGCCAGACGCAGTCGCTGAAAAACTGGCACGCCGAGGCTTCAAGCTGGATGTAGAAACGCTGCGCTCCTTAGAAGAGCGTCGTAAAGTGCTGCAGGTCAATACAGAAAACCTGCAGGCTGAACGTAACTCGCGATCGAAATCCATCGGCCAGGCGAAAGCGCGTGGGGAAGACATCGAGCCGCTGCGTCTGGAAGTGAACAAGCTGGGTGAAGAGCTGGACGCTGCGAAGGCCGAGCTCGACGAGCTGCTGGCGGAGATCCGTAATATTGCGCTGACGCTGCCAAACATTCCGGACGACTGCGTACCGCTGGGCAAAGACGACAGCGAAAACGTTGAAATCAGCCGCTGGGGCGAGCCGCGTAAATTCGATTTCGAAGTGCGCGACCACGTAACGCTGGGCGAGATGGCTAAAGGCCTGGATTTCGCTGCTGCCGTTAAGCTGACCGGCTCTCGCTTTGTTGTGATGCAAGGGCAAATTGCCCGTATGCACCGTGCTCTGAGCCAGTTCATGCTCGACCTGCACACCGAACAGCACGGCTATATTGAAAACTACGTACCGTACCTTGTAAACCAGGACACGCTGTACGGCACAGGCCAGCTGCCGAAGTTCGGCGGCGATCTGTTCCATACCCGTCCGCTGGAAGAAGAAGCTGATGCCAGCAACTATGCGCTGATCCCAACCGCAGAAGTCCCGCTGACCAACCTGATGCGCGACGAAATCATCGACGAAGATTCTCTGCCGATGAAGCTAACCGCGCATACGCCGTGTTTCCGTTCCGAGGCGGGTTCTTACGGTCGTGACACCCGTGGTTTGATCCGTCAGCACCAGTTCGACAAAGTTGAGATGGTACAGATTGTTCGTCCGGAAGATTCTATGGACGCGCTGGAAGAGATGACCGGTCACGCTGAGAAAGTGCTGCAGCTGCTGGGTCTGCCTTATCGTAAAGTCCTGCTGTGCAGCGGCGATATCGGTTTTGGCGCTCGCAAAACTTACGATCTGGAAGTCTGGCTTCCGGCGCAGGACACCTACCGCGAAATCTCTTCTATCTCTAACTGCTGGGATTTCCAGGCGCGCCGCCTGCAGGCACGCTGCCGCAGCAAGGCCGACAAGAAAACCCGTCTGGTGCACACACTGAACGGTTCCGGCCTGGCCGTAGGCCGTACGCTGGTTGCCGTGCTGGAAAACTACCAGCAGGCAGATGGCCGCATCGAAGTACCGGCAGCGCTGCGTCCGTACATGAACGGGCTCGACTATATTGGTTAATTATTCAACTCAACTATGGGTTGAATGTAAAAAGCGCCTCAGGGCGCTTTTTTTATGCGCGAAACAATCCCAACCCAGCAGATTATCCGCCTTCTTTGACGCGAGACAATAACGCCTACCCCTAAGGAAGTATCATTGTCGCCAGAAAGTGGGTGATGATTTCATAATTATTTATTCAAGAAACTTATCATTTGGCCGCCGTGATTTACATGACGTGACGCGACAGGCTAATCAGCATAACGCTAATTTCACCGACGCTTACTTTCTCTCTTTGGCTGCAATGGAGCCGCGGGCCGTTGATCCTGCGGTTGTGCTGACAGCTTATTTTAAACGTGAGCAAACAAAGTAGGTCATCATGACTGATAAAACCCCTAACGCGATCCTCGCGGCAGAGGTAAGCCGCCGTAAGCTGGTGACAACCACGGCTATCGGTGGGCTGGCTGCGGCGAGCAGCGCCTTCACATTACCGTTCTCCCGTATGGCTTTCGCACAGACTCCTGCCGGCACCGTTAGCGGCAACGAAAAAGTAGTGTGGAGCGCCTGTACGGTCAACTGCGGTAGCCGCTGCCCGCTGCGCATGCACGTGGTAGATGGTGAAATTAAATACGTGGAAACCGACAACACCGGCGATGACGATTACGAAGGGCTGCACCAGGTGCGCGCCTGCCTGCGTGGCCGCTCCATGCGCCGTCGCGTCTATAATGCTGACCGTCTTAAGTACCCGATGAAGCGCGTAGGCGCTCGCGGGGAAGGGAAGTTCGAGCGCATCAGCTGGGAAGAAGCCTTTGATACTATCGCCGCCAGCATGAAGGGCATTATCAAAGAGTACGGCAACGAAGCGATTTACCTGAACTACGGCACCGGCACGCTGGGTGGCACGATGACCCGCTCCTGGCCGCCAGGCTCCTCGCTAATCGCCCGCATGATGAACTGCGTAGGCGGTTATCTCAACCACTACGGCGACTACTCTACCGCGCAAATTGCCGCAGGCCTGAACTATACCTACGGTGGTTGGGCGGACGGCAACAGCCCTTCAGACATTGAGAACAGCAAGCTGGTTGTGCTCTTTGGGAATAACCCAGGCGAAACGCGTATGAGCGGCGGCGGGGTGACTTACTACCTTGAGCAGGCTCGCGAAAAATCTAACGCCCGTATGATCATCATCGATCCGCGCTATACCGACACCGGCGCAGGCCGCGAAGATGAATGGATCCCGATTCGTCCGGGCACCGATGCGGCGCTGATTTCAGCGCTGGCGTGGGTGATGATTACTGAAAATCTGGTCGATCAGCCGTTCCTCGATAAATACTGCGTTGGCTATGACGAAAAGACGATGCCAGCGGGTGCGCCTGCTAACGGGCACTATAAAGCTTACATCCTGGGCCAGGGAGAAGATGGCATAGCGAAAACGCCGGAGTGGGCTTCGCAGATCACCGGTATTCCGGTCGATCGCATCATTAAGCTAGCCCGTGAAATCGGCAGTACGAAACCTGCGTTTATCAGCCAGGGCTGGGGGCCGCAGCGTCACTCAAACGGCGAGCTGGTTTCCCGGGCTATTGCAATGCTCTCTATTCTGACCGGTAACGTGGGGATTAACGGCGGCAACAGTGGCGCGCGTGAAGGATCTTATAGTCTGCCGTTCGTGCGCATGCCAACGCTTGAAAATCCGGTGCAGACCAGCATCTCCATGTTCATGTGGACAGATGCTATTGAGCGCGGCCCGGAAATGACCGCCACCCGTGACGGCGTGCGCGGTAAGGACAAGCTCGACGTACCAATCAAGATGGTCTGGAACTACGCCAGCAACTGCCTGATTAACCAGCACTCCGAAATCAACCGTACCCACGATATCCTGCAGGACGAAAAGAAGTGCGAGATGATTGTGGTTATCGATAACCACATGACCTCCTCGGCTAAGTATGCCGACATCCTGCTGCCAGACTGCACCGCGTCTGAGCAGATGGACTTCTGCCTGGATGCCTCCTGCGGCAACATGTCCTACGTGATTTTTGCCGGGCAGGCCATCAAGCCCCGCTTCGAATGCAAAACCATCTACGAGATGACCACCGAGCTTGCTAAACGCCTGGGCGTTGAGCAGCAGTTCACCGAAGGCCGGACTCAGGAAGGCTGGATGCGCCACCTGTACAAGCAGTCTCAGGAAGCGATTCCAGACCTGCCGAGCTTCGAGGAATTCCAGCAGCAGGGCATCTACAAGCAGCGCGATCCGGAAGGGCATCACGTGGCGTACAAAGCGTTCCGTGAAGACCCGGCGGCCAACCCGCTGACAACACCGTCTGGCAAAATCGAAATCTACTCGGCCCAGCTTGCAGAAATCGCCGCGACCTGGCAACTGCCGGAAGGCGACGTTATCGATCCGCTGCCGGTTTACAGCTCTGGGTTCGAAAACTACGGCGATCCGCTTGCCGAAAAATGGCCGCTGCAGCTGACGGGCTTCCACTACAAAGCGCGTGCTCACTCCACCTATGGCAACGTTGATGTGCTGAAGGCCGCATGCCGTCAGGAAATGTGGATTAACCCAATCGACGCGCAGAAGCGCGGCATCGCCAACGGCGATGTTGTGCGGATTTTTAATGGCCGCGGCGAAGTACGCATTAATGCCAAAGTCACTCCTCGTATCGTTCCTGGCGTTGTCGCGCTGGGGGAAGGGGCCTGGTACAACCCGGATGCAAATAAAATTGACCATGCGGGCAGTATCAACGTGTTAACCACCCAACGTCCGTCTCCGCTGGCGAAAGGTAACCCATCCCACAGCAACCTGGTTCAGGTCGAGAAGGCGTAAGGAGTAGCTGATGACAACCCAGTACGGATTTTACATTGACTCAAGTCGCTGCACCGGCTGCAAAACCTGCGAGCTGGCCTGCAAAGACTACAAAAATTTAGGCCCGGACGTCAGCTTCCGCCGCATTTATGAATACGCGGGCGGCGACTGGCAGGAGGATAACGGTGTTTATCATCAGAATGTCTTCGCCTATTACCTGTCGATAGCCTGTAACCATTGCGAAGACCCGGCCTGCACCAAGGTTTGCCCGAGCGGTGCAATGCACAAGCGCGAAGATGGTTTTGTGGTGGTTAACGAAGATGTGTGCATCGGCTGCCGCTACTGCCACATGGCCTGCCCTTACGGCGCGCCGCAGTACAACGCTGAGAAAGGTCACATGACCAAGTGCGACGGCTGCTACGACCGCATCGCCGACGGCAAAAAGCCGATCTGCGTCGAGTCCTGCCCGCTGCGCGCGCTGGATATGGCACCAATCGACGAGCTGCGTAAAAAGCACGGCGAACAGGCTGCCATTGCGCCGCTGCCGTCCGCGCACTTCACCAAACCGAATATCGTCATTAAACCTAACGCCAACGGCCGCCCCTGCGGGGATAAAACCGGCTATCTGGCCAACCCGAAGGAGGTCTGAGATGGGTAACGGATGGCATGAATGGCCGCTGATGATTTTTACGGTGCTCGGCCAGTGCGTAGCGGGTGGGTTTATCGTCATGGCGCTTGCACTGCTGAACGGCGTTGACGAGCGCGCTCAGCAAAAGCGGGTGCAGTGGGCAATGATCGTACTCTGGGTGCTTATGGGAATTGGGTTCATCGCTTCCATTCTCCATCTTGGCTCACCGTTGCGCGCCTTTAACTCCCTTAACCGCATTGGCGCCTCTGCGCTTAGCAACGAAATTGCAAGCGGCTCGGTGTTCTTCGCCATCGGTGGCTTCTGGTGGCTTATTACCGTGATGGGCAAAATGCACGCGGGGTTAGGGAAGCTGTGGATGATCCTCACGATGGTGCTGGGCGTCTTCTTCGTCTGGATGATGTGCCGCGTGTACCTCATTGACACCGTGCCAACGTGGTACAGCGTTTATACGCCGCTGAGTTTCTTCCTGACGATGTTTATCGGCGGCCCGCTGCTGGGCTATCTGCTGCTCCGTGCGGCGGGCGTAACGGGCTGGGGCATGCGTTTGCTGCCGGTAATCACGCTAGCTGGACTGATCGTCAGCACCGTTGTCGTGCTTTTGCAGGGTATGGAGCTGGCAATGATTCAAAGCTCGATTCAGCAGGCCTCTGCGCTGATCCCTCAGTACGGCACGCTGATGTCCTGGCGCCTCGCCCTGCTGGTGGTAGCGCTGGTTTGCTGGATAGTGCCGCAGCTTAAGGGACGTCAGCCTAACGTGGGTCTGCTGACACTAGCCTTTGTGCTGGTGGTGGCGGGTGAGCTGATCGGTCGCGGCGTGTTCTACGGTCTGCATATGACGGTAGGCATGGCTATTGCCAGTTAATTTCGGCTTAATTAATTAGCGCGCCTGCGGGCGCGTTTTTTATTTCCGGCACCTGTTAAGCCTTTCGAATAAGAAAATATCCTGTCGTTTACCATGAAATTTTTCATCCGATCCGCTGCGTTTTATTTTGCATGATCCCATCAAAAACAGCGGGATAGCAATTTAGCTTAGCGGCAGGGTCGTCGGGAGGATTAGTTTTACAAATCGACAGACCTGATTTCGCCACAGGCCCCGTCAGCACTGGATTGACAATAGTTTTGCCGGTGGCATTATGCGCACAAATTTCTTCTCTTCCTCGCGGTTTTTACATGTCCACCTATACCCGGCCAGTGATGCTTTTGCTCTGTGGCCTGATGCTGTTGACCCTGGCCATAGCGGTTTTAAATACGCTGGTGCCGCTATGGCTTGCCCACGAACACCTGCCAACCTGGCAGGTGGGTATGGTTGGCTCGTCCTATTTTACCGGCAATCTGCTGGGTACGCTGGTCACCGGCTGGTTAATTAAGCGCTACGGCTTTAACCGCAGCTATCATCTGGCCTCGCTGATTTTTGCCGTTGGCTGCGTCGGGCTGGGCCTGATGGTCGGCTTCTGGAGCTGGATGATGTGGCGCTTCGTTGCCGGGGTTGGCTGCGCGATGATTTGGGTGGTGGTGGAAAGCGCGCTGATGTGCAGCGGGACTTCGCGCAACCGTGGTCGCCTGCTGGCTGCTTACATGATGGTTTATTATGTGGGTACCGTGCTGGGCCAACTGATGGTCAGCAAGATGCCAACGGATATCGTCAGCGTGCTGCCGTGGGTCACCGGCATGATTCTGGCCGCCATTCTGCCTCTGCTGTTCACTCGCATCGTAAATGACCGCAGTGAGAATCAGGAGTCAACTCCCGTGTGGCCAATGCTGCGCCTGCGTCACGCACGCCTTGGGGTCAACGGCTGCATTATCTCCGGTATCGTTCTGGGCTCGCTGTATGGCCTGATGCCGCTCTACCTCAACCACCAGGGCGTCAGCGATTCCGGCATCGGCTTCTGGATGGCGGTGATGGTCAGCGCGGGAATTGTTGGGCAATGGCCGGTAGGGCGCCTGGCCGATCGCTATGGTCGCCTGCTTGTTTTACGCGTGCAGGTATTCGTTATTATTCTTGGCTGCCTGGCAATGCTTACCGGGGCTGCGATGGGGCCGGTGCTGTTTGTCCTCGGCGCGGCTGGCTTCACGCTTTACCCTGTGGCCATGGCCTGGGCATGTGAGAAAGTAGAGCACCATCAGCTGGTGGCAATGAACCAGGCGCTGCTGCTGAGCTACACCATTGGCAGCCTGCTGGGGCCTACGCTTACTGCGATGCTGATGCAGAGTTACTCGGACGATCTGCTGTTTGTGATGATTGCGGGCGTCGCGTTTGTTTATTTGCTGATGCTGCTGCGTAAAGCAGGGCAGCACCCAACGCCGGTGGCGCACGCCTGAATGGCTTAGTGCAGATGTGAAAATGGCCCTCATTACATTGAGGGCCATTTTTTAATACATAACTTTGTGACCGTATTGTTCGAGAATGCTTTTCACGCGCTCCATGGTCTCTTTCTTCGGCGGGTGTACGCCATCCAGCTTGTACTCTTCGCCCATCGCGACCCACTTGTGCTTGCCCAGTTCGTGATACGGCAGCAGTTCGATTTTCTCGACGTTGCCCATATCGCGGGTGAATTCGCCCAGGCGGTGCGCGGAATCATCATCGTCGGACCAGCCCGGCACAACCACGTAGCGGATCCAGACGTTGATGTCTTTCTTCGACAGATATTTAGCAAATTCGAGGGTGCGGTGGTTAGAGACGCCAACCAGATTCTGGTGGATCTCATCGTTCATCTGTTTTAAATCGAGCATCACAAGATCGGTCACTTCCAGCAGTTCATCAATCACCGGATCGTAGCGGCGAACAAAACCGTTGGTGTCGAGGCAGGTGTGAATACCTTCTTTGTGGCAGGCGCGGAACCAGTCGCGCACAAACTCGGCCTGCAAAATGGCTTCGCCGCCGGAGGCGGTCACGCCGCCGCCGGAAGCATTCATAAAGTGGCGATAGGTCACCACCTCTTTCATGAGCTCTTCCACGGTGATTTCGTTGCCGCCGTGCGTATCCCAGGTATCACGGTTATGGCAGTACAGGCAGCGCATCAGGCAGCCCTGAAAGAAGGTGATAAAACGAATACCGGGGCCATCCACGGTACCGCATGATTCAAAGGAATGAATTCGGCCAATTACTGACATTGCGGTGTTTTCTCCAGTATTGACGGATGCTGCTGCCTCCGTCAGGTTGAGCGCGGTCTATGTCCAGAATGCCGCGTCGAATCAGTTTTGCAGGATACCCGTCATACTTCAACTTGCAGGGGGGTTGGCTGCACTCCCTCACCCCAGCCACTTATTTTAGTAAGCTCCGGGGATTTACTCCCTTGCCGCCTAACTGCAAATTAAATTATTTAGGGTACAAAATTAAAAGTTATCTAGCAGTTATCCTGCAAAACTGGCTCTGACATAAGAAAAGGCCCCACCGAAGTGGAGCCTTTATTCTACGCCTTTTCAGACAAACCGGGTATTACATGGTTTGGGTGAAGGTACGGGTAATAACGTCCTGCTGCTGTTCTTTAGTCAGGGAGTTAAAACGTACGGCGTAACCGGATACGCGGATGGTCAGCTGAGGATATTTCTCAGGATGTTCCATTGCGTCCAGCAGCATTTCACGGTTCATCACGTTCACGTTCAGGTGCTGACCACCTTCGATGGACGCTTCGTGGTGGAAGTAACCATCCATCAGACCCGCGAGGTTTGTTTTACGCACTTCGTCGTCTTTACCCAGCGCGTTTGGCACGATGGAGAAGGTATAAGAGATACCATCTTTCGCGTAGGCAAACGGCAGTTTAGCAACGGAGGTCAGAGAGGCAACGGCACCTTTCTGGTCACGACCGTGCATTGGGTTAGCACCTGGACCGAACGGAGTACCTGCGCGACGGCCATCTGGGGTGTTACCGGTTTTCTTACCATAAACCACGTTAGAGGTGATGGTCAGAACAGACTGAGTCGGGATAGCGTTACGGTAAGTAGTCAGCTTCTGAATTTTCTTCATGAAACGTTCTACCAGGTCAACAGCGATGTCATCTACGCGAGGATCGTTGTTACCGAACATTGGGTATTCACCTTCGATTTCGAAGTCGGTCGCCAGACCATCTTCGTCACGAATTGGTTTAACTTTCGCGTATTTGATTGCGGACAGGGAGTCAGCAGCAACGGAAAGACCCGCGATACCACAAGCCATGGTGCGAACAACGTCACGGTCATGAAGAGCCATCAGAGACGCTTCGTAGCTGTACTTATCATGCATGTAGTGAATGATGTTCAGCGCGGTGACGTACTGCTTAGCCAGCCAGTCCATGAAGTGGTCCAGGCGGTCCAGCACGTTATCGTAGTCCAGCACTTCTGCAGTGATTGGCGCTTCTTTAGGACCAACCTGCATTTTCAGTTTTTCATCAATGCCGCCATTGATGGCATACAGCATGGTTTTCGCCAGGTTCGCACGAGCACCGAAGAACTGCATTTGCTTACCAACAACCATTGGGCTTACGCAGCAAGCGATAGCGTAGTCATCGTTGTTGAAGTCAGGACGCATCAGATCGTCATTCTCGTACTGCAGAGAAGAGGTATCGATGGAGACTTTAGCCGCGTATTTTTTGAAGTTCAGCGGCAGTTTTTCAGACCACAGGATGGTGATGTTCGGCTCCGGAGACGGCCCCATGGTGTACAGGGTGTTCAGGAAGCGGAAGCTGGATTTGGTGACCAGAGTACGGCCATCAACGCCCATCCCGGCGATAGATTCAGTTGCCCAGATTGGGTCACCGGAGAACAGCTCATCGTACTCAGGGGTACGCAGGAAGCGAACCATACGTAGTTTCATGACCAGGTGGTCAATCATCTCCTGAGCGTCAGTTTCGGTGATTTTGCCTGCTTTCAGGTCACGCTCGATGTAGGCATCCAGGAAGGTAGATACGCGACCGAAGGACATTGCAGCGCCGTTCTGAGATTTAACCGCAGCCAGGTAGCCGAAGTAAGTCCACTGAATAGCTTCCTGTGCGTTAGTCGCAGGACCAGAGATATCGCAGCCATATTTAGCCGCCATTTCTTTGATCTGACCCAGCGCACGGTGCTGTTCGGAGATCTCTTCACGCAGACGGATAGTCGCTTCCAGATCTTCACCGTTTTCCAGCTTGGTCTGCAGTGAGTTGAACTGAGCGAATTTGTCTTTCATCAGGAAGTCGATGCCGTATAGCGCAACGCGACGGTAGTCACCGATGATACGACCACGGCCATACGCATCTGGCAGACCGGTGATAACACCTGATTTACGGCAGTTCAGGATGTCTTTGGTGTAAACATCAAACACGCCCTGGTTGTGCGTTTTACGGTATTCGGTGAAGATCTTCTTAAGCATTGGGTCGAGTTCACGACCGTATACTTTACAAGAACCTTCAACCATTTTGATGCCGCCAAACGGAATGATGGCACGTTTGAGAGGCGCGTCAGTCTGCAGGCCCACGATGGTTTCGAGGGACTTATTGATATAGCCAGCATCATGGGAAGTGATGGTTGAAGCGAGGTCGGTATCGAAGTCAACAGGCGCGTGAGTGCGGTTTTCCTGTTTAACGCCTTCCATAACGTTGTCCCACAGCTTGGTAGTTGCGTCAGTCGCACCTGCCAGGAAGGACTCATCGCCCTCGTAAGGAGTGTAGTTTTTCTGAATGAAGTCACGTACGTTTACTTCATTCTGCCAGTCGCCTTTGGCAAAACCTTCCCAGGCTGTGGCTAACTTTTCATTAAGCTCGGACATTTAACACCTACCTTCTAATGTGGATTTCTTATTCCCTGCGTAATGAGCGGCACTTAGTGCTTGTCGCCACCGCGCAGATAAATTACCCAGTATGTCAATCCAACCAACAAACCACCGCCGATGATGTTCCCGATAGTGACCGGAATCAGGTTATCGATGATGAAGTTCATAATGGTCAGATGCGAGAAATTGTCCGGAGACGACCCGACTGCGGTCCAGAATTCCGGGCTTGCGAAGTTACGTACCACGATACCCATAGGGATCATGAACATGTTTGCGATACTGTGCTCAAAGCCGCTGGCAACAAACATGGCGACCGGCAGTATCATAGCAAACATCTTGTCCATTAAACTGCGACCGGAGTAGCTCATCCAGACCGCCAGACAAACCATCAGGTTCGCAAGAATACCGAGGCACACGGCTTCGATAAACGTGTGGTGCATTTTATGGTCGGCGGTCTGCAGCACGTTCATGCCCCAGGCCCCATTAGCGGTCATATACATACCTGACAGCCAGATAAGCAGCACAAACAGCAATGCGCCAATCAGGTTACCGATATAAACATTTATCCAGTTACGGGCTAGCTGTCCCCACGTAATACGACCGCTCGCCTTAGCGACGACAATCAGCACTGTGGAGGTGAAGAGGTCAGCTCCGCAAATAACACAAAGAATCAAACCTAAAGAGAAGCATGTGCCGCCAATCAGCTTTGCGATACCAAAGGGGACGCCCGCGGTACCGGTAGTGGCGGTGATGTAAAAAACGAAGGCAATCGAGATGAATACGCCAGCGGTGATCGCTAAATAAAACGTAGTCAGCGGATGTTTTGTTGCTTTATAGACGCCAGCGTCTTCGGCAACTTTTGCCATGGCTGGAGGAAGTAATACTTCAAAAGGGTTGTCAGTTTTCACACTAACTCTCTCTTATTTATTCGGCGAGGAGATACTAACAAAGCATTATAGAGTAAAATTTGACATGGATCATATCTCGCCAAGCTTATAGGCCTATTAAAAGCAGGTGATTAGCCTGTTTTCAAGGTAACTTTTTGATTATATTTATGAAAATAAATTTTAATAATTATACGGTAATTTGAATTTAGCGGGTCATGCTCCTTTTCAAGGTTAATTAAAACGGAGTATTCCAAAATAATTGCAACATAATTTATAGGTTAATCTTTAACTATGTCACCATTATTTAACTCGCGGATTACATATGGAATTATTTTCGCCGCAATAAAAACAAGGGGCAATTAAATTGCCCCGTAATATAGCGTAGAGAGGGCGATCGAATCACCCGAAACGGCTGATTGCTAGCTGGCCTGCCAGAAACGCGCCTTGGCACGCTGCAGCTTTTCATAGGCCGCTAACAGTGCCTGATGGGCAGGGAAGGCTTGCAGATCGTCGTCCACGGCCTGCAGACCGTAGAAGGCGGCTTCGCCGGAAAGCGCAGCGCTTGCCGCTTCAACGGTTTCTGCGCCGTACATACGAACGAAGGCGTTCAGATACTGTAGCGGTTCACGTTCCTCTTCCATGGCCAGCAGCAGAAGCGTTTGCAGGCAGCGGTAGTAATTAGCCCGTTCTGCACTAAATATGGAGGCGTTGAACTCCATCGTCCACTCTGTCCAGATCAGCGCCTGCTCGGTGTCGCCGCCGGCCAGCGCCAGCATCGCCTTCAGTTCACCGATGCGCAACGTATACCAGCCGTTATCTTTACCTGTTGCCAGACCCAGCAGCTCGCGCACGCGGGTAAAGTCATCGTGGCCTTCTTCATCCAGCTGAGAAATCAGATTGAGATAGTCCTGCTGTTCCCACTCGCTGCCCGGCAGGGCGAGAATAGTTTCACGCAGGTGATAGCCCATATTGTTATTGGCTAACAGCAGGTCTTCAGCCGGGTAGA encodes the following:
- a CDS encoding dimethyl sulfoxide reductase anchor subunit family protein, with amino-acid sequence MGNGWHEWPLMIFTVLGQCVAGGFIVMALALLNGVDERAQQKRVQWAMIVLWVLMGIGFIASILHLGSPLRAFNSLNRIGASALSNEIASGSVFFAIGGFWWLITVMGKMHAGLGKLWMILTMVLGVFFVWMMCRVYLIDTVPTWYSVYTPLSFFLTMFIGGPLLGYLLLRAAGVTGWGMRLLPVITLAGLIVSTVVVLLQGMELAMIQSSIQQASALIPQYGTLMSWRLALLVVALVCWIVPQLKGRQPNVGLLTLAFVLVVAGELIGRGVFYGLHMTVGMAIAS
- a CDS encoding MFS transporter → MSTYTRPVMLLLCGLMLLTLAIAVLNTLVPLWLAHEHLPTWQVGMVGSSYFTGNLLGTLVTGWLIKRYGFNRSYHLASLIFAVGCVGLGLMVGFWSWMMWRFVAGVGCAMIWVVVESALMCSGTSRNRGRLLAAYMMVYYVGTVLGQLMVSKMPTDIVSVLPWVTGMILAAILPLLFTRIVNDRSENQESTPVWPMLRLRHARLGVNGCIISGIVLGSLYGLMPLYLNHQGVSDSGIGFWMAVMVSAGIVGQWPVGRLADRYGRLLVLRVQVFVIILGCLAMLTGAAMGPVLFVLGAAGFTLYPVAMAWACEKVEHHQLVAMNQALLLSYTIGSLLGPTLTAMLMQSYSDDLLFVMIAGVAFVYLLMLLRKAGQHPTPVAHA
- the pflA gene encoding pyruvate formate lyase 1-activating protein — encoded protein: MSVIGRIHSFESCGTVDGPGIRFITFFQGCLMRCLYCHNRDTWDTHGGNEITVEELMKEVVTYRHFMNASGGGVTASGGEAILQAEFVRDWFRACHKEGIHTCLDTNGFVRRYDPVIDELLEVTDLVMLDLKQMNDEIHQNLVGVSNHRTLEFAKYLSKKDINVWIRYVVVPGWSDDDDSAHRLGEFTRDMGNVEKIELLPYHELGKHKWVAMGEEYKLDGVHPPKKETMERVKSILEQYGHKVMY
- the serS gene encoding serine--tRNA ligase, with protein sequence MLDPNLLRTEPDAVAEKLARRGFKLDVETLRSLEERRKVLQVNTENLQAERNSRSKSIGQAKARGEDIEPLRLEVNKLGEELDAAKAELDELLAEIRNIALTLPNIPDDCVPLGKDDSENVEISRWGEPRKFDFEVRDHVTLGEMAKGLDFAAAVKLTGSRFVVMQGQIARMHRALSQFMLDLHTEQHGYIENYVPYLVNQDTLYGTGQLPKFGGDLFHTRPLEEEADASNYALIPTAEVPLTNLMRDEIIDEDSLPMKLTAHTPCFRSEAGSYGRDTRGLIRQHQFDKVEMVQIVRPEDSMDALEEMTGHAEKVLQLLGLPYRKVLLCSGDIGFGARKTYDLEVWLPAQDTYREISSISNCWDFQARRLQARCRSKADKKTRLVHTLNGSGLAVGRTLVAVLENYQQADGRIEVPAALRPYMNGLDYIG
- a CDS encoding DMSO/selenate family reductase complex B subunit; this encodes MTTQYGFYIDSSRCTGCKTCELACKDYKNLGPDVSFRRIYEYAGGDWQEDNGVYHQNVFAYYLSIACNHCEDPACTKVCPSGAMHKREDGFVVVNEDVCIGCRYCHMACPYGAPQYNAEKGHMTKCDGCYDRIADGKKPICVESCPLRALDMAPIDELRKKHGEQAAIAPLPSAHFTKPNIVIKPNANGRPCGDKTGYLANPKEV
- the dmsA gene encoding dimethylsulfoxide reductase subunit A, whose product is MTDKTPNAILAAEVSRRKLVTTTAIGGLAAASSAFTLPFSRMAFAQTPAGTVSGNEKVVWSACTVNCGSRCPLRMHVVDGEIKYVETDNTGDDDYEGLHQVRACLRGRSMRRRVYNADRLKYPMKRVGARGEGKFERISWEEAFDTIAASMKGIIKEYGNEAIYLNYGTGTLGGTMTRSWPPGSSLIARMMNCVGGYLNHYGDYSTAQIAAGLNYTYGGWADGNSPSDIENSKLVVLFGNNPGETRMSGGGVTYYLEQAREKSNARMIIIDPRYTDTGAGREDEWIPIRPGTDAALISALAWVMITENLVDQPFLDKYCVGYDEKTMPAGAPANGHYKAYILGQGEDGIAKTPEWASQITGIPVDRIIKLAREIGSTKPAFISQGWGPQRHSNGELVSRAIAMLSILTGNVGINGGNSGAREGSYSLPFVRMPTLENPVQTSISMFMWTDAIERGPEMTATRDGVRGKDKLDVPIKMVWNYASNCLINQHSEINRTHDILQDEKKCEMIVVIDNHMTSSAKYADILLPDCTASEQMDFCLDASCGNMSYVIFAGQAIKPRFECKTIYEMTTELAKRLGVEQQFTEGRTQEGWMRHLYKQSQEAIPDLPSFEEFQQQGIYKQRDPEGHHVAYKAFREDPAANPLTTPSGKIEIYSAQLAEIAATWQLPEGDVIDPLPVYSSGFENYGDPLAEKWPLQLTGFHYKARAHSTYGNVDVLKAACRQEMWINPIDAQKRGIANGDVVRIFNGRGEVRINAKVTPRIVPGVVALGEGAWYNPDANKIDHAGSINVLTTQRPSPLAKGNPSHSNLVQVEKA
- the pflB gene encoding formate C-acetyltransferase; the protein is MSELNEKLATAWEGFAKGDWQNEVNVRDFIQKNYTPYEGDESFLAGATDATTKLWDNVMEGVKQENRTHAPVDFDTDLASTITSHDAGYINKSLETIVGLQTDAPLKRAIIPFGGIKMVEGSCKVYGRELDPMLKKIFTEYRKTHNQGVFDVYTKDILNCRKSGVITGLPDAYGRGRIIGDYRRVALYGIDFLMKDKFAQFNSLQTKLENGEDLEATIRLREEISEQHRALGQIKEMAAKYGCDISGPATNAQEAIQWTYFGYLAAVKSQNGAAMSFGRVSTFLDAYIERDLKAGKITETDAQEMIDHLVMKLRMVRFLRTPEYDELFSGDPIWATESIAGMGVDGRTLVTKSSFRFLNTLYTMGPSPEPNITILWSEKLPLNFKKYAAKVSIDTSSLQYENDDLMRPDFNNDDYAIACCVSPMVVGKQMQFFGARANLAKTMLYAINGGIDEKLKMQVGPKEAPITAEVLDYDNVLDRLDHFMDWLAKQYVTALNIIHYMHDKYSYEASLMALHDRDVVRTMACGIAGLSVAADSLSAIKYAKVKPIRDEDGLATDFEIEGEYPMFGNNDPRVDDIAVDLVERFMKKIQKLTTYRNAIPTQSVLTITSNVVYGKKTGNTPDGRRAGTPFGPGANPMHGRDQKGAVASLTSVAKLPFAYAKDGISYTFSIVPNALGKDDEVRKTNLAGLMDGYFHHEASIEGGQHLNVNVMNREMLLDAMEHPEKYPQLTIRVSGYAVRFNSLTKEQQQDVITRTFTQTM